The genome window TACACTTTCCGGAGGTGAAGCTCAGCGAGTGAAATTGGCCAAAGAATTGAGCAAATTAAGTACCGGCAACACTCTTTATATTCTTGATGAACCAACTACGGGTTTACATTTTCATGATATAAAAAAACTAATTTCAGTACTCAATAAGCTCGTGGATAAAGGAAATACAATTGTCGTAATCGAGCATAATCTCGATGTGATAAAATGGGCAGATTATGTGATTGATCTCGGTCCCGAGGGTGGAGACGAAGGTGGAAAAATTGTTGCGGATGGAACTCCGTCTGCAATTGCAAAACATTCCAAATCATACACAGGAAAATATCTACGGGAAATTCTGTAGTTGTCGTATCTGGGACAGAAAGAATATGTCCACGAATTTCACCTGTCTGCGCGCTGGGACGCCCAGGCAGACTAATTTTCACGAATTATATTTCAAAAGCAAAAAGACCACAAAGAAATACTAGATGAAAAAACTTTGCGTTCTCTCCGTTCTCGGCGGTGAAAAAATGCAAAAAGTCGGCACATATAATGAATAGCACCAGAGGTGCGAAATATTTGTAGCGTAAGGCGTCAGCCTTATGTTCCGATGAATGAATCGCAAAAAGCACTGTAGGTGCGACATTTTCAAAAAAGAAAAATGAAGAAAAAAAAGTAAAAAATTGATAAACAATATTTTCGCTGAAAGCGATGAATCCATAGCGTTTTGTTAAAACTTGACCCGTTTTCATAGTTTGGTGATTTTGTAGGCGTTTTGAAAGAAGGTGATATGAAAAAATATATTCTATATTTCGTAATAATAACTATCATTTTTATTGGAGCTTGTAGTGATTCTACCGAGCCCAGTAAAACTTCAACTATTTCCGGAATAGTCATTGATAGTTTAAACCAACCAATTGCGGGTGCAAAGATCTTAACTGTTTTTCATTTTGATCCGATTCCATATTGGTACAAGGATTTTAATAATGGTTTAACTTCACCTGACCATTTAGATCCTCCCGGGCCTACGCCTCCACCAACGCAAGCCACCAGTATTCAAAATTTTCCCAACCCATTTTCTAGCACAACTTGTTTATGGCTTTTTATCAGGGAAATGAATATTTTCGATCTATATATTCTTGATCATAGTTTAAATACTGTAAAAATATGCTTTTCTAATGAAAGTTTAAATATGGGACATTATGCCTGGGCTTTGGATGGAAAAAACGATGCTGATAAATTTGTGGAAAATGGAATTTATACTGCAGGGCTCACTTCTGATACTATCATGGTTTATACTGAGATATTTCTAAACAAAGAGTATGATAGTTCCACTCAAATTGAGGATTATGAATGTTCCATAATCACTGATGATGAGGGGAAATTCAAAATACCCCAAACTGATTTCCCTTTTGGCGATTCTTTACAATATATTGACGTCCAAGGCTGTCTTCGTGACACCGGTTCTGTAACAAGATATTTAAAATTATGGGCTTTTGCTGATGGTCATAATCCTGTTTTTTTGGACAGTGTTTATGTGGATAAAAAAGATGGGTGTGATGTTATTTTGAAATTATTTGAATAATTAGTGTNNNNNNNNNNNNNNNNNNNNNNNNNNNNNNNNNNNNNNNNNNNNNNNNNNNNNNNNNNNNNNNNNNNNNNNNNNNNNNNNNNNNNNNNNNNNNNNNNNNNTCTGTAACAAGATATTTAAAATTATGGGCTTTTGCTGATGGTCATAATCCTGTTTTTTTGGACAGTGTTTATGTGGATAAAAAAGATGGGTGTGATGTTATTTTGAAATTATTTGAATAATTAGTGTCTGTCCGTAAACTACTATTTTATCAATAGTTTTTTAGCAAAATGATTCGACGCAGAAAAACACTGATTCGGCAGATAAACGCTGATACTACTCTTTTTGTACTTAAATTTTTTATCTGCGTAAATCATTTTTTTCAGCGCTCATCTGCGTCCAATCTATACTTTACGGACAGACACTAATTAGTGTGCATACGTAAACCCGTATTCAAGTCGTAAGGAGTTTACGACGAGGGCTCGAAACACTTCCCGTTAGCAATTGTTTTCGACTCGTCGTTCCTTACGAGTCTAAAAAGATAAATTTGCAAAGCCATTTTAATCAAAGAAAGGAATTTCAAATGAAAAAAAAAGTAATGTTAATGATCCTAGATGGATTTGGATTGAGTGAAAACAATGAAGGAAATGCGATAAAAGCAGCAAACACCCCAAACTTAGATAAGTTATTTCACCAAAATCTTTGGACAAAATTGAAATGCTCTGGGAATGAGGTGGGATTACCAAAAGGAATTATGGGGAATTCGGAAGTTGGACATCTGAATATCGGAGCAGGAAGAATTGTTTATCAAGATATTACCAGAATAAATAAAAGCATTCGGAATAAAAGTTTTTTTGAGAATCATGAATTCAAGAACGCAACGGAACATTGTAAGAAATTTGATTCCTCTTTGCATCTTTTCGGGCTTGTGTCCGACGGCAAAGTGCACAGCTCACTTGTTCATCTTTGGGCTCTGCTCAAAATGGCAAAACAGAACAATCTGACAAAAGTTTATTTGCACGCTTTTATGGATGGGAGAGATACATCCCCACACAGTGGAAAAGAATTTGTTGAGCAATGTCTAAGCAAAATGAAGGAAATCGGAGTGGGAAAAATCGCTACAATTTCAGGCAGATATTATGCGATGGATAGAGACAATCGCTGGAAACGAGTTCAAAAAGCCTATGATGCGATCGTTTACGGAAAAGGAAATGAGTGCGATAATCCAATTAAAGCAATAACAAAAAGTTACGCTGAAAATATTACCGATGAATTTATTATCCCCACTGTTTTGCAAGAGAATGACCAACCGGTTGCATCTGTTCGAGATAATGATTCAATCATCTTTTTTAATTTTCGAGCAGATCGGGCCAGAGAAATTACGAAAAGTTTTATTCTTCCCCAATTCGATAAATTCCCTACAAAAAAATATTCAAATCTATCCTTTACTTCGATGACGGAATACGAAGATACGCTTTCACCATTTATCCACATTGCTTTTAAGCCGATTCACTTAAAAAATGTTTTGGGAAAAATATTGGCTGATAATAATATTTCACAGCTTAGAATCGCAGAAACCGAGAAATATGCTCACGTTACTTTTTTCTTTAATGGTGGAGTGGAAAAGCCATTTAAAAATGAAGAGCGAATTCTAATTAGCTCCCCTAAAGTTGCAACTTATGATCTTCAGCCTGAGATGAGTGCGTTTTTGGTTTGCAATCGGGTTATTGCAGAAATTCGCAAAAATAAATTTCAAACGATCATCCTAAACTTCGCAAATTCGGACATGGTTGGTCACACAGGTGATTTTAAGGCAGCTGTAAAAGCAGTAGAAACAGTAGATGAATGCGTAGGTAAAATTGTGCGGGTGTTATATGAAAATGATTACAAGTTTTTGATCACAGCAGATCATGGTAATGCAGAACAAATGTTAGCAGCGGATGGATCGCCCTTTACCGCTCACACAACCAACAAAGTTCCCTTCATCACATCCGAACGGGATAGGGAAAAATTCATTCTTAGAAATGACGGAAAACTTGCAGATATTGCTCCCACAATTCTATATGTTTTGAATATCCCCACCCCAAAAGAATTTACCGGAAAAAGTTTGATCAAAAAAGTTTAAAAAAATTTCTGATTTGGAATTGGGTTGAAAATTTAGAACCGAACAATTCAACAAAATTTTTCGTAAGGTTTGACAAGATAGGTGGCGATTAAAATTTTACGAAAAAAAATTAAGCATTGAAAGGTATCAAAATGTCAAAGAAATTTCCCAAACATAAACACGAAATAAAGGAAGATAAGTTTGTAACTTTTGTTTTCCAATCGGCAGATTATCTGAAAGAAAATTGGAAGAAATTTGCAATCGGTGGAGTAGCGGTTATCGTCATTATCCTTGCTATAATTACATTTACATCACAACATCACAGCTTGACCAAAGAAGCACTCCAGCAGTTTTCCAAAGCAATGAATCTATACAATGATCAGGATTTTCTTAAAGCGGAAAGTAAATTTAAAGAGATTTCTATCCAATACGGCTCCACGAAATATGGGCAATATGCTTTGCTTTATCTCGGTAAAATTGCTGTTTCCAAAGATAGCGTGGATTATGACGTGGCAATGGATTATTTTGAAAAAGCAAGCAAGATTAAAAACAAGATGTACAAGCAAGCGGCCTTACTTGGAGAAGCAAAATGCTATCTGGCAAACGGAAACGAGGATGAATATTACACTCGTTTGAGAAAGATAATTAGAGAATTTTCGAATTTCTACAAAACGCCAAATTACATCTTTGAAATTGCGGAATATTATTATAACAATGGGGAAAAAGATAAAGCTTTAGTTTATTATAATCAAATAGTGGATGGATTTAAAAAATCAAATCTGTATAACAAAGCAAAGACAAAATCGGATGCGATAAAAACAGAAAATTTTGTTCTGTAAATATTTTGATTGGTGGATTCAGACAATTAAACCAAGAAAGTATAAATAATCTTAAAACCTACAAAATTTATAAACGTGGAAAAACTATCCTAAATTTCGTGTAAAGTTTTTTCTCCAATTCAAGAATACCGTCAATTTGTGATGTAAGTCCCACAACTAATTCCATTCCCAAAGAATCACTTTGCTCCGGGTCAAAATTTCCTAATTCCTGATAAATCCAGCCAATATCAGTATAAGAATTCGCTAAACGATTTAAATCATTTGAGGTTTTGTTTAAATCAGCAACTTCCAGGTTGAATATTAAAATACAAAGCATTCAACGGGGCAGACGCAGATATTACACTTTTTACAAAAAATTTGTATCTTGCGAAAATCCACTTTTTCAGTGTTCATCTGCGTCCAATCTATAGTTTACGCATGGACTCTAATTATATTTAACAGTTCGATTAATTCACTTATTTCATAATCCGGTTTTATATCGGATTTATTTTCGTGATTATAAATATTAAACCAACAGGTGGCAATTCCAAAATCGTTACCACCTTTTATGTCAGAATTCAAACTATCGCCAATTATTATTGCCGTATTTTTATCTTTGTGAGACATTTGCTTAAATACGAATTCGAAAATTGCAGGATGAGGTTTGGAATATCCAATTTCTTCAGAGATGAAAATTTCATTGAAATATGGAGAAAGAGCCGAATTTATTAATCTCGGATACTGCACTTCTGAGAATCCATTCGTGATCAACGCTATTTTTCTATCAGCAACAGATGAAACAACATTCACTGCATTTTCAATCAGAAATGTTCCTTCAGAGAGAAATTTCAGATAGGATCTGCTCATCTCTGCCGGATCAAAATCAAAGTTTTCCTGCCGACAAAATCTGCGGAAACGCTCAATGCGTAAATCTTGAGCGTTAATGAGATTTTTTTCAAAGTCCTGCCATAACTGCAAATTAATTTTGTGATATTTTTCCCGTATGGTTTCAAGATTGCCCTCAATACAAAAAATTTCTAACATTTTGGAAAAGGCATTTTTCTCCGCTCGATTATAATCGAAAAGTGTATTGTCTAAATCGAATAAGATAAAATCGTATTTCATGAGAAAATTAATTTACCACAAAGGACACAAAAGGCACAAATAACACAAAGTAAAATTAAGATAATAAAATTTAGTAGATAAATTGAGGTACAATTCGGCGTCCCATTGCATCTTCTTCACCGGGGGAATCGTCATAAACTTCTACAATGTAATAAACAACTGTGATAAATTGTTTGGAAAATTGCCCATGAAAATAACTGTGAACAAGATTTATATATTTCACAACATCTTTCTCATAATTATTAAGCCCCGGGTCATCTGGATGAAGAAGACGCACAATGGTTTTCAATTTGAAACTGGGAATATCCAAGAAAACTATTGTGGAGATCGGGTTTGTGATCTGATTGAGAAAAGTTTGGGTATTAAATGTGGGAACCGAATATAATTCCAAAGAAACCTGCTTGTCCAAATCGAATAACGAATCTGCATTTTCATACATGGAAACCAAAACATCCATTTTTTTCATTATGGATTCATGATTTGTGGATTCCAGATTAGAGATCACTTCTTTGATTTTATCTCGCTTTGGCAAAAAGCCCATTCCTTTTACGGCATTATTCAGTTTGAAACGGGAATCATCACGTTTAAATCCATAAGATGCAACTATGCCGTTATGTGGACCAGCGAGACGAGGACCTTTTGCATTTCTGTCACGGGACATGATCATCTTTTTCATATCCTCAATAGTTTCTTTTCTTTTTCCAATATCCCAATCCATAACTTTGGGCGGGAGAGTGCGGATGGGAAATTCTTTCCATTCACCATCCAATTTTGCTCTGATTATTGTGTCATTCGCTGCCGGAGTAATAACATTCTCCTGAGTGAAATAATTACCTGTCCAAATATCTTCTTCCGGATTAATTGCATTTTTATCCGCATTTTGTTTGCAACCAACGAGTAATAAAACGATTGCCATAAAAATAATGAGTAAGTGTAAATTCCTTCTTATTTTCATAATATTCCTTTCTATTTAGAGTCCATCCGTAAACTCGCATTTTTGCAATGATTCTCCGAATGTGATTCGACACAGATAAACACTGATTATGCTGATGAACGCTGATATTAAAATTTTTACAAAAAAAATTTATCTTGCGAAAATCGGTTTTTTCAGTGTTCATCTGCGTCGAATCCCTACTTTACGGACAGACACTATTTATGGTTGAATTCAAGCGGTTTTTATATGAAGTTTGTGATATTTGTGTCAATTTTTATGGTAATTTATTTAAATTCTACAACAGATATTGTGGGGCTACAAATCTGATAAAGTGTTTACAAATTCACTTCAAAACAATATACCCAAAACACGCAAACAAGCAGAAAAATTACCGGATACTTCCCGCCCTTTTCGATGTTTAATATGAATATTAATTTGAAGACCTTTTGTTTGTTTGAAATCTATCTTATATTCTGTTTGCTTTAATATTGCCAAAATCCTATCTCGGGCAATATTTCGCTTATGATGAATTCGGA of Candidatus Cloacimonadota bacterium contains these proteins:
- the gpmI gene encoding 2,3-bisphosphoglycerate-independent phosphoglycerate mutase, with translation MKKKVMLMILDGFGLSENNEGNAIKAANTPNLDKLFHQNLWTKLKCSGNEVGLPKGIMGNSEVGHLNIGAGRIVYQDITRINKSIRNKSFFENHEFKNATEHCKKFDSSLHLFGLVSDGKVHSSLVHLWALLKMAKQNNLTKVYLHAFMDGRDTSPHSGKEFVEQCLSKMKEIGVGKIATISGRYYAMDRDNRWKRVQKAYDAIVYGKGNECDNPIKAITKSYAENITDEFIIPTVLQENDQPVASVRDNDSIIFFNFRADRAREITKSFILPQFDKFPTKKYSNLSFTSMTEYEDTLSPFIHIAFKPIHLKNVLGKILADNNISQLRIAETEKYAHVTFFFNGGVEKPFKNEERILISSPKVATYDLQPEMSAFLVCNRVIAEIRKNKFQTIILNFANSDMVGHTGDFKAAVKAVETVDECVGKIVRVLYENDYKFLITADHGNAEQMLAADGSPFTAHTTNKVPFITSERDREKFILRNDGKLADIAPTILYVLNIPTPKEFTGKSLIKKV
- a CDS encoding YjjG family noncanonical pyrimidine nucleotidase, whose translation is MKYDFILFDLDNTLFDYNRAEKNAFSKMLEIFCIEGNLETIREKYHKINLQLWQDFEKNLINAQDLRIERFRRFCRQENFDFDPAEMSRSYLKFLSEGTFLIENAVNVVSSVADRKIALITNGFSEVQYPRLINSALSPYFNEIFISEEIGYSKPHPAIFEFVFKQMSHKDKNTAIIIGDSLNSDIKGGNDFGIATCWFNIYNHENKSDIKPDYEISELIELLNIIRVHA
- a CDS encoding tetratricopeptide repeat protein — protein: MSKKFPKHKHEIKEDKFVTFVFQSADYLKENWKKFAIGGVAVIVIILAIITFTSQHHSLTKEALQQFSKAMNLYNDQDFLKAESKFKEISIQYGSTKYGQYALLYLGKIAVSKDSVDYDVAMDYFEKASKIKNKMYKQAALLGEAKCYLANGNEDEYYTRLRKIIREFSNFYKTPNYIFEIAEYYYNNGEKDKALVYYNQIVDGFKKSNLYNKAKTKSDAIKTENFVL